GTGCAGGATGCCCTCGATGCGGGCGAGCAGGACGCGCTGGTCGTCGGTGAGCTCGGCACCGGCGCGGGAGACGATGACGGCCTCGGAGTCGACGATGGACTCGCCGAAGGGTGCCAGACCCTGGCGGCGCAGGGTGTTGCCGGTGGATACCACGTCGGCGATGGCGTCGGCCACACCCAGCTTGATGGAGATCTCCACCGCGCCGTCGAGACGGATGACCTCGGCCTCCAGGCCGCGGGCGGCGAGGTCGTCGCGGACGAGGTTCGGGTAGGAGGTGGCGATGCGCTTGCCCGCCAGGTCCTCGACACGCCACTCCTCGTCCGCCGGCGCGGCGTAACGGAAGGTAGACCCGCCGAAGCCGAGGGAGAGGACCTCCTGGACCTCGGCCCGGGAGTCGCGGGCCAGGTCACGGCCGGTGATGCCCAGGTCGAGCATGCCGGCGGCGACGTAGATGGCGATGTCCTTCGGGCGGAGGAAGAAGAACTCCACGTCATTGGCCTTGTCGTAGACGGCCAAGGCCTTCGTGTCACCCCGGCCCTTATAACCGGCCTCGGAGAGGATCTCGACGGCGGCCTCGGACAGGGAGCCCTTGTTGGGTACGGCGATCTTGATCATGGCAGGAGGGCTCCTAGAGGTACTTGTAGATGTCGTCCGGGGTCAGCCCGCGGGCGACCATCATGACCTGGGTCCAGTAGATGAGCTGGGACATTTCCTCGGCCAGCTCCTCGTCGGACTGGTACTCGGCGGCGATCCAGACCTCGCCGGCTTCCTCGATGACCTTCTTGCCGATGTGATGCACGCCCGCGTCGAGGGCGGCGACGGTTCCGGAGCCGTCGGGGCGCTCCTGTGCTCGGGCGGACAGTTCGGCGTAGAGGGAGTCAAAGTTCTTCACAAGCGATCAGAGTAACTCACCGGGGCGGAAGTCGTGCGAACCACTCGGCCACGGAGTCGGCGGTGACCCCCACGAAGTCGTTGCGCCCGTGAAGCTCGGTCAGGGTGACCACCCCGGCGGGCGCCCGGTCGGCCAGGCCGATGACGCGGCAGCCGGCGTCGACAGCGGCGGTCATGCCGGCCCACGAGTCCTCGAACACCAGGCAGTCGGCCGGGTCGTGACCCACCCGGCGGGCGGCCTCGAGGTACATGTCGGGTGCCGGTTTGGGGGCGGGCACCTCATCCCCGGTCACCGAGTCGGTGAAGAAGTGCCCGCCGACGGCACTGATGCAGGGGGCGGCCAGTTCGCGTTCGGTGTTGGTGGTCACCAGCATGGGGACCCCGGCCCCCCGCAGCTGCGAGAGCAGCTCGGTCACCCCGGGGTTGGGGGTGAGATGCTCGGCGAGCAGGCCGGCCATCTGGTCGAACATGACCCGTTTGTGACGTGGGTAGTCCTCCTCAGCCACCTGCACCCCGGCGTGGCGGGCGCACACGTCGAGGGTGTTGCGGAAACTCCCGCCGACGGTGGTGGCCCGCAGCTCCGGCGTGAGGCGACGGCCGAGGCGTTCGCTCATGTCGTAGGTGGCGATCCCCCACAGGGGTTCGGTGTCCACGAGGGTGCCGTCCATGTCCCAGAAGATCGCTCGGGGCGGCGTGTGCGGCTCAGTCAAGTTCGGGAAGAGAGGACAGGGCCTCGTCGTCGGCACCGGTGGCGGCGGAGGCGTCGTGGATGAGCTCGTTGAGTTCCTGCTTCTCCTCGGGCTCGAGGACGGCGCCGGCGTGGCGAGAGTTGAACTCCTCGAGTTCATCGACCGAGACCTGGACCACGGAGCTGAGCATCTCACCGGTGGGGTCGTCCGGGAGAACGTCCAGGGCGTCGAGGAGGCGTTCGAGGATCGCCGTGAGTTCGGGCAGGACCGCCGGGTCGAAGGGCTGGTCCCAGAACTCCTTCTCGTCCTCCTTGAGGTAACTGCCGGTGGAGAAGTCGGTGAGGGTGGTGATGAACTCGTCGACAGTCGGTTGGAACTCAGCGCGAATGGTCATGGCACTCATTGTCACCGAAAACGTTCACAGGCGCACGCCCAGCAGTGCGTCGAGGGCCGTCGAGACGAGTTCTCCCGCGCCGGCCTCGTTCTCGCCCCGGTACTCCCGTGCCCAGGTGTCCACGTCGGCCAGTGCCCCGGGGGTGTCCAGGTCGGAGGCGAGGTGGGTCCGGATCTCCTGGACCAGGGCCTGTGCCCCGGCGAGGGTGCCGGGGGTGCGAAGGGCGACCCGCCAGGCGTCGAGACGCCCCACGGCGTCGGTGAGGATCTCGTCGGAGAAGTCCCGGTCGGCGCGGTAGTGGGAGTCGAGCAGGGCCAGGCGGATGGCGGAGGGGTCGTAGCCTGCATCGGTGAGCTTGGACACGAACACGAGGTTGCCCAGGGACTTGCTCATCTTCACGCCGTCCAGCCCGATCATCCCGGAGTGGACGTAGTGGCCGGCCATGCGCTCGATGCCGCAGCCGGCCTCGGCGTGGGCGGCGGAGAACTCGTGGTGCGGGAAGATGAGGTCGCTGCCACCGCCCTGGATGCTGAAGTAGTCGCCGATGCGGTTGAGAGCGATGGCGGAGCATTCGATGTGCCAGCCGGGACGCCCCGGTCCGAAGGGGGATTCCCAGGCGGGTTCCCCGTCGCGGTGGGCCCGCCAGATGAGAGCGTCGAGCGGGTCACGCTTGCCGCGTCGGTCGGGGTCACCGCCGCGCTCGGCGAAGAAGCGCTCCATCGTCTCCCGGTCGTAGTTGGACTCGTAACCGAACTGCTCGGTGGCCGTGATCGAGGCGTAGACGTCGGGGTGCTCGGCATCGTCGACGACGTAGGCGGACCCGTTGTCCAGCAGCCGCTGGACCAGCGCGATGACCTCGTCGACGGATTCCATCGCGCCGATGTAGTCGCGCGGCGGGATGACGCTGAGCTGCTCCATGTCGGAACGGAACAGGTCGGTCTGGCTCTCCCCCAGGTCACGCCAGCCCACCCCGTCGCGCTCGGCCCGCTCGAACAGCGGGTCGTCGACGTCGGTGATGTTCTGCACGTAATGGACGGGATGGCCGTTGTCCAGCAGCACCCGGTGGATGATGTCGAAGGTGACGTAGGTGGCCGCATGGCCCAGGTGGGTGGAGTCGTACGGGGTGATGCCGCAGACGTAGAGCCCCGCGGTGCCGTCGGCGCCGAAGGTGCCGACGGGGCGGATGACCTCGTCGGCGGTGTCGAAGAGAGCGAGGGGGACGGACGCGCCGTCGATACGCGGGACATCGGGGGTGGGCCAGGAACGCATGTCCCACACTCTAACGCGTCAGCGTGCGGGCCGATCAGACAGGCTGGAGGACCCCGAACGCCAGCAGCGCCATGACGAGGAGACCGGCCGGGATGCGGTAGGCGGCGAACCAGGCGAAGGAGTGGTGGGCGACGAACTTGAGCAGCCAGGCGATCGACGCGTAACCGAGGACGAAGGTGATGATCACGCCGAGGACCAGCTGCCCGGCAGAGGCCGCCTGCCCGGCCTGCGGTGCGAAGGCGTCGGGCAGGGAGAACAGTCCGGAGGCGAGGACGGCGGGGATGGCGAGCAGGAAGCTGAAACGGGTGGCCACCTCCCGGTCGAGGTTCATGAACAGGCCGGCGGAGACGGTGCCGCCGGAGCGGGAGACGCCGGGGATAAGGGCCAGGCACTGCGCGAAGCCCATGACCACGGCGTCCTTCATGGTCAGTTCGTCGAAGGAGCGCTGCTTCTTACCGAACTTCTCCGCGATGATGAACACGAAGGAGAACAGGACGAGCACGGTGGCGGTGATCCACAGGTTCCGCAGGCCCTCGCGGATGAGGTCACGGCCGAAGAAACCGATGATCGCCACCGGCAGGGTGCCGACGATGACCATCCAGCCCATCCGGTAGTCGAAGCCGCGCAGTTCCTTGTTGAACAGGCCGCGGAACCAGCCGGTGAGGATCTGCCAGATCTCCTTGGCGAAGAAGACCAGCACCGCCAGCTCGGTACCCAGCTGGACGACGGCGGTGAAGGAGGCGCC
Above is a window of Corynebacterium suedekumii DNA encoding:
- the hisG gene encoding ATP phosphoribosyltransferase; protein product: MIKIAVPNKGSLSEAAVEILSEAGYKGRGDTKALAVYDKANDVEFFFLRPKDIAIYVAAGMLDLGITGRDLARDSRAEVQEVLSLGFGGSTFRYAAPADEEWRVEDLAGKRIATSYPNLVRDDLAARGLEAEVIRLDGAVEISIKLGVADAIADVVSTGNTLRRQGLAPFGESIVDSEAVIVSRAGAELTDDQRVLLARIEGILHAQNYLMLDYNVSRDRLEQASEITPGLSGPTVSPLAREDMVAVRALVPIKQANSVMDQLSQLGAQAILASELRIVRL
- a CDS encoding phosphoribosyl-ATP diphosphatase: MKNFDSLYAELSARAQERPDGSGTVAALDAGVHHIGKKVIEEAGEVWIAAEYQSDEELAEEMSQLIYWTQVMMVARGLTPDDIYKYL
- a CDS encoding HAD family hydrolase; protein product: MDGTLVDTEPLWGIATYDMSERLGRRLTPELRATTVGGSFRNTLDVCARHAGVQVAEEDYPRHKRVMFDQMAGLLAEHLTPNPGVTELLSQLRGAGVPMLVTTNTERELAAPCISAVGGHFFTDSVTGDEVPAPKPAPDMYLEAARRVGHDPADCLVFEDSWAGMTAAVDAGCRVIGLADRAPAGVVTLTELHGRNDFVGVTADSVAEWFARLPPR
- the mshC gene encoding cysteine--1-D-myo-inosityl 2-amino-2-deoxy-alpha-D-glucopyranoside ligase yields the protein MRSWPTPDVPRIDGASVPLALFDTADEVIRPVGTFGADGTAGLYVCGITPYDSTHLGHAATYVTFDIIHRVLLDNGHPVHYVQNITDVDDPLFERAERDGVGWRDLGESQTDLFRSDMEQLSVIPPRDYIGAMESVDEVIALVQRLLDNGSAYVVDDAEHPDVYASITATEQFGYESNYDRETMERFFAERGGDPDRRGKRDPLDALIWRAHRDGEPAWESPFGPGRPGWHIECSAIALNRIGDYFSIQGGGSDLIFPHHEFSAAHAEAGCGIERMAGHYVHSGMIGLDGVKMSKSLGNLVFVSKLTDAGYDPSAIRLALLDSHYRADRDFSDEILTDAVGRLDAWRVALRTPGTLAGAQALVQEIRTHLASDLDTPGALADVDTWAREYRGENEAGAGELVSTALDALLGVRL
- a CDS encoding undecaprenyl-diphosphate phosphatase, whose amino-acid sequence is MTWMQVIVLSIVQGLTEFLPVSSSGHLRIVSELFWGQDAGASFTAVVQLGTELAVLVFFAKEIWQILTGWFRGLFNKELRGFDYRMGWMVIVGTLPVAIIGFFGRDLIREGLRNLWITATVLVLFSFVFIIAEKFGKKQRSFDELTMKDAVVMGFAQCLALIPGVSRSGGTVSAGLFMNLDREVATRFSFLLAIPAVLASGLFSLPDAFAPQAGQAASAGQLVLGVIITFVLGYASIAWLLKFVAHHSFAWFAAYRIPAGLLVMALLAFGVLQPV